A stretch of Longimicrobium sp. DNA encodes these proteins:
- the vioD gene encoding capreomycidine synthase, translating into MQTFPPALLEEWMRLYYFAVDADIGSSGVSDYSLAEVRALLGIGVEEMDAVVFHDSQTLGGPGVRRAAARRWAGGEVDRVMVTHGSTEAIFLLLNALLRPGDEVVVLDPVYPGLGDVVRAIGCRLVPWTLRPGNGWRPDLDELEDVVSPRTRMIVVNFPHNPTGATLTPGEQDALLAVAARAGAWLLWDGAFAELTYDAPPLPDPSGRYERAVSLGTLSKAYGLPGLRVGWCLAAPEVLERMTRVRDYTTLHLSPLVELIAERVIDGADRILEQKRAVARRNRRTVQRWMDEQGGAITWTLPAGGVCGFPRLHEVPDVEAFCHALAREQRVMLVPGTCFGWPGHARLGFGGSAGALEEGLGRLAEALRAAAAPALV; encoded by the coding sequence ATGCAGACCTTTCCGCCGGCGCTCCTGGAAGAGTGGATGCGGCTCTACTACTTCGCCGTCGACGCCGACATCGGCAGCAGCGGGGTGTCGGACTACTCGCTCGCCGAGGTGCGGGCGCTGCTCGGCATCGGCGTGGAGGAGATGGACGCCGTGGTCTTCCACGACAGCCAGACGCTGGGCGGCCCCGGCGTGCGCCGCGCCGCCGCCCGCCGCTGGGCCGGCGGCGAGGTGGACCGGGTGATGGTCACCCACGGCTCCACCGAGGCCATCTTCCTCCTGCTGAACGCCCTCCTCCGCCCCGGCGACGAGGTGGTGGTGCTCGACCCCGTCTACCCCGGGCTGGGCGACGTGGTGCGGGCCATCGGCTGCCGCCTGGTGCCGTGGACGCTGCGCCCCGGGAACGGCTGGCGCCCCGACCTGGACGAGCTGGAAGACGTGGTCTCGCCGCGCACCCGCATGATCGTGGTGAACTTCCCGCACAACCCCACCGGCGCCACCCTCACCCCCGGCGAGCAGGACGCGCTCCTGGCCGTGGCCGCGCGCGCGGGTGCCTGGCTGCTGTGGGACGGCGCCTTCGCCGAGCTCACCTACGACGCGCCGCCGCTTCCCGATCCGTCGGGCCGCTACGAGCGGGCGGTCTCGCTCGGCACCCTTTCCAAGGCCTACGGGCTTCCCGGGCTGCGGGTGGGATGGTGCCTGGCCGCGCCGGAGGTGCTGGAGCGGATGACCCGCGTGCGCGACTACACCACGCTGCACCTGTCGCCGCTGGTGGAGCTCATCGCCGAGCGGGTGATCGACGGCGCCGACCGCATCCTGGAGCAGAAGCGCGCCGTCGCCCGCCGCAACCGGCGGACGGTGCAGCGGTGGATGGACGAGCAGGGCGGCGCCATCACCTGGACCCTTCCGGCGGGCGGCGTGTGCGGCTTCCCTCGCCTGCACGAGGTGCCCGACGTGGAGGCGTTCTGCCACGCGCTGGCCCGCGAGCAGCGGGTCATGCTGGTGCCGGGCACCTGCTTCGGCTGGCCGGGGCACGCGCGCCTGGGCTTCGGCGGGTCCGCCGGCGCGCTGGAGGAAGGGCTGGGCCGCCTGGCCGAGGCGCTGCGCGCCGCCGCGGCGCCCGCCCTGGTCTGA
- the gntD gene encoding guanitoxin biosynthesis L-enduracididine beta-hydroxylase GntD, producing MDISRVDLTAEEVQAARALLDDLAGRHASAEDEGFLNEADLIAHDLPRRVCRAVREFRLYEPAGAMLVVSGWPVDEARIGPTPAHWKEHGPENDTRHEDMLLLLLGSLLGAPIAWSTQQDGRVVHDLLPIRGHEHEQVGTGSEELITWHVEDAFHPYRGDYLGMMCLRNPDRVPTTFAPISKVKLTPDQLAVLSSPHFVIRPDNSHLPRNGGNGNGRPPAEQALVEKAYRKIERMCASPERIPVLFGDPGAPYVRMDPYFMDPPDDPVARQAFAELMHGVDAALEDRVLEPGDICFIDNFQAVHGRKPFKARYDGRDRWLKRINIVRDLRKSREARVSATSRVLY from the coding sequence ATGGACATCTCGAGGGTCGATCTGACCGCGGAGGAAGTGCAGGCGGCGCGCGCGCTGCTGGACGACCTGGCCGGCCGCCACGCGAGCGCCGAGGACGAGGGCTTCCTGAACGAGGCGGACCTCATCGCCCACGACCTGCCGCGGCGGGTGTGCCGGGCCGTGCGCGAGTTCCGGCTCTACGAGCCCGCCGGCGCCATGCTGGTGGTGAGCGGGTGGCCGGTGGACGAGGCGCGGATCGGGCCCACGCCCGCCCACTGGAAGGAGCACGGGCCGGAGAACGACACGCGGCACGAGGACATGCTCCTCCTCCTGCTGGGCTCGCTCCTGGGGGCGCCGATCGCCTGGAGCACGCAGCAGGACGGGCGGGTGGTGCACGACCTTCTCCCCATCCGGGGGCACGAGCACGAGCAGGTGGGCACCGGGAGCGAGGAGCTCATCACCTGGCATGTGGAAGACGCCTTCCATCCCTACCGCGGCGACTATCTGGGGATGATGTGCCTGCGCAACCCCGACCGCGTGCCCACCACCTTCGCCCCCATCTCCAAGGTGAAGCTCACGCCGGACCAGCTGGCGGTGCTCTCCAGCCCGCACTTCGTCATCCGCCCCGACAACTCGCACCTGCCCAGGAACGGGGGCAACGGGAACGGCCGGCCCCCGGCCGAGCAGGCGCTGGTGGAGAAGGCGTACCGCAAGATCGAGCGGATGTGCGCCTCGCCCGAGCGCATCCCCGTGCTGTTCGGCGACCCGGGCGCCCCGTACGTGCGCATGGACCCGTACTTCATGGACCCGCCCGATGACCCCGTGGCGCGCCAGGCCTTCGCGGAGCTGATGCACGGGGTCGACGCGGCGCTGGAGGACCGCGTGCTGGAGCCGGGAGACATCTGCTTCATCGACAACTTCCAGGCGGTGCACGGCCGCAAGCCGTTCAAGGCCCGCTACGACGGGCGCGACCGCTGGCTGAAGCGCATCAACATCGTGCGCGACCTGCGCAAGTCGCGCGAGGCCCGCGTCTCCGCCACCTCCCGCGTGCTCTACTGA
- a CDS encoding ABC transporter ATP-binding protein produces the protein MRLLGAAGRGRVAAFAALVVVVGLLPTGVIVLTGALVDALPGAVGAGPRSPQAQPALLAMAGLASVLAALALAGNTLSWLARVLDDAFALEVQRAVARAALGPPGLAPLEDPAFADELQAVQDAERRGVLRRTVTALSSVATTRLRGCGALVLLFAWSWWAPLLLAAAWQLTNLLFLRATANGISVQLSDGATRIRRAEYLRALALEPPAAKELRVFGLGGWVVGRYGDAWREALGVVWRSRRASRGLTAAATASLLASHALVLGMLGAAAVRGEVDAAALLVLVQAVLATSDLGMLDDWQWFLAQSLAVAARVVRLGDRVPPGSSLDAEPARPRLPAASPAAAVAAAADVSRASAPRGRVAVRLDGVRFTYRGRQTPALDGLSLEIPAGQSLAIVGENGAGKSTLIKLLCGLYEPDGGRITLDGAATPLQARGRIGVIFQDFVRYPLPLRENVGFGHLPLMADAAALEGALRDAGGGALPASLPAGWDTPLSRELEGGADLSGGQWQRVALARALAAVRGGAGLLILDEPTAALDVRSETELFERFLALTRGVTTILVSHRLSSVRHADRIVVIDGGRVAEDGTHDALVRAGGRYARMYALQAERFVADAPAVREAADA, from the coding sequence ATGCGCCTGCTCGGGGCGGCGGGGCGGGGGCGCGTGGCGGCCTTCGCGGCGCTGGTCGTGGTGGTGGGGCTGCTCCCCACGGGGGTGATCGTGCTCACCGGCGCGCTGGTGGATGCCCTTCCCGGCGCCGTGGGCGCCGGCCCGCGCTCGCCGCAGGCGCAGCCCGCGCTGCTGGCGATGGCGGGGCTGGCCTCCGTGCTGGCGGCGCTGGCGCTCGCCGGCAACACCCTGTCCTGGCTGGCCCGCGTGCTCGACGACGCGTTCGCGCTCGAGGTGCAGCGGGCGGTGGCCCGCGCGGCGCTGGGGCCGCCGGGGCTGGCTCCGCTCGAGGACCCCGCCTTCGCCGACGAGCTGCAGGCCGTGCAGGACGCCGAGCGCCGCGGCGTGCTGCGGCGGACGGTGACCGCGCTCTCCAGCGTGGCCACCACGCGGCTGCGCGGCTGCGGCGCGCTGGTGCTGCTCTTCGCCTGGAGCTGGTGGGCGCCGCTGCTGCTCGCGGCCGCCTGGCAGCTGACGAACCTGCTCTTCCTGCGGGCCACGGCCAACGGCATCAGCGTGCAGCTGAGCGACGGCGCCACCCGGATCCGCCGCGCGGAGTACCTGCGCGCCCTGGCGCTGGAGCCGCCCGCGGCCAAGGAGCTGCGCGTGTTCGGCCTGGGGGGATGGGTGGTGGGCCGCTACGGCGACGCCTGGCGGGAGGCGCTCGGCGTGGTCTGGCGCAGCCGGCGCGCCAGCCGCGGGCTCACCGCCGCCGCCACCGCGTCGCTGCTGGCCTCCCACGCGCTCGTGCTGGGGATGCTCGGCGCCGCGGCGGTGCGGGGCGAGGTGGATGCAGCCGCGCTCCTCGTGCTGGTGCAGGCCGTACTGGCCACCAGCGACCTGGGGATGCTGGACGACTGGCAGTGGTTCCTGGCGCAGTCGCTGGCCGTGGCGGCACGCGTCGTCCGCCTGGGCGACCGCGTCCCCCCCGGCTCTTCGCTCGACGCGGAGCCCGCGCGTCCGCGGCTCCCCGCGGCGTCTCCGGCGGCAGCGGTCGCGGCGGCAGCGGACGTTTCGCGGGCGAGCGCCCCGCGAGGCCGGGTGGCCGTGCGGCTGGACGGCGTCCGCTTCACCTACCGCGGCCGCCAGACGCCGGCGCTGGACGGGCTGAGCCTCGAGATCCCGGCGGGCCAGTCGCTCGCCATCGTGGGCGAGAACGGGGCGGGGAAGAGCACCCTGATCAAGCTGCTGTGCGGGCTGTACGAGCCCGACGGCGGGCGCATCACCCTGGACGGCGCCGCCACGCCGCTGCAGGCGCGCGGGCGCATCGGCGTCATCTTCCAGGACTTCGTGCGCTATCCGCTCCCGCTGCGCGAGAACGTGGGCTTCGGCCACCTGCCGCTCATGGCCGACGCCGCCGCGCTGGAGGGGGCGCTGCGCGACGCGGGCGGCGGCGCGCTGCCGGCGAGCCTGCCGGCGGGATGGGACACCCCGCTGTCGCGCGAGCTCGAGGGGGGCGCCGACCTTTCGGGCGGGCAGTGGCAGCGCGTGGCGCTGGCGCGCGCGCTGGCGGCCGTCCGCGGCGGCGCGGGCCTGCTCATCCTGGACGAGCCCACCGCCGCGCTCGACGTGCGCTCCGAGACCGAGCTGTTCGAGCGCTTCCTGGCGCTGACCCGCGGCGTGACCACCATCCTCGTCTCCCACCGACTCTCCAGCGTGAGGCACGCCGACCGCATCGTGGTGATCGACGGGGGCCGGGTGGCGGAAGACGGCACGCACGACGCGCTGGTGCGCGCCGGAGGGCGGTACGCGCGGATGTACGCGCTGCAGGCCGAGCGCTTCGTCGCGGACGCGCCCGCGGTTCGGGAGGCGGCCGATGCGTGA